The proteins below are encoded in one region of Halalkalicoccus jeotgali B3:
- a CDS encoding TrmB family transcriptional regulator, which yields MASLRDLGLSEYETRVYRSLLHTGPTTAKELSRASEVPMGRIYDVLSSIEGQNLVRSQTASRPKKYVAVEPDTALERLLEDKRREAEETVARYEELVETLGDELESAEPVEEQFWTAAVGDEETLELLLERLAAADESIVMVVANRSPQFDFGEIGDVVTERLEAAVERGVNVSVLMTPAVVETLPESVGERYRGRLSSHPAFSVRTTEDLDGTFNLIDGVEVVLQVSNPLKPGEVFSVIDLKDPTFATGIHEEFAPRWEEANPLSF from the coding sequence ATGGCCAGCCTCAGGGATCTCGGTCTCTCGGAGTACGAGACTCGCGTTTATCGGTCGCTGCTACACACGGGTCCGACAACCGCAAAGGAGTTGTCGCGGGCGAGCGAGGTCCCGATGGGTCGGATCTACGACGTGTTGAGCAGCATCGAGGGCCAGAACCTCGTGCGAAGCCAGACGGCGAGTCGCCCGAAGAAGTACGTCGCCGTCGAGCCCGATACCGCCCTCGAACGCCTGCTGGAGGACAAACGCCGCGAGGCCGAGGAGACGGTCGCGAGATACGAGGAGCTCGTCGAGACGCTAGGCGACGAGCTCGAATCCGCCGAACCGGTCGAAGAGCAGTTCTGGACGGCCGCCGTCGGTGACGAGGAAACGCTCGAACTCTTACTTGAGCGGCTGGCCGCAGCCGACGAGAGCATCGTCATGGTCGTGGCGAACCGCTCGCCGCAGTTCGATTTCGGCGAGATCGGCGACGTCGTCACCGAACGCCTCGAAGCCGCCGTCGAACGGGGCGTGAACGTCTCCGTGTTGATGACCCCGGCGGTCGTCGAAACGCTCCCCGAGAGCGTCGGCGAGCGCTACCGGGGGCGTCTCTCCTCGCATCCCGCCTTTTCGGTGCGGACGACCGAGGACCTCGACGGCACGTTCAACCTCATCGACGGCGTCGAAGTGGTGTTGCAGGTCTCGAACCCCCTCAAGCCGGGCGAGGTGTTCTCGGTGATCGACCTGAAGGACCCCACCTTCGCGACCGGGATCCACGAGGAGTTCGCCCCCCGATGGGAGGAGGCAAACCCCCTGTCGTTTTGA
- a CDS encoding DUF255 domain-containing protein yields MSDSEGPIEWRSWEEGLAEARKHGTPVVLFLSATWCEECRRMEETTLSTPQIRANLREFVPIKVDADRRPRIRDRYTVGGFPSTVFCTPEGEVITGTTALGIEGLRSVLERVREVFEEREQPGRIPRSLRETEAPAGELDSGIERRMAGQLEASFDEQYGGWGEPPKFPLPRTIEFALKRDRNGARRTLEAVRTHLHDDYEGGFFRYAANRDWSDIAHEKLADGNAALLRTYSNAYLATGEEAYRETAARTVEYLTTTLWTGEAVAASQAPGPDDSYGAPEDRTDPPVDGTVYAGTNALAVDALLTYYAYTDEGDARRFAERALAHLDGLIDGGSVAHHAGGERDVLSDQARTLGALTTAREVLGDEDALASARSVADHTIETLRAEDGRFRDGPSEGAGLLTDPLYPLDATAELADGLVDLAVLTGEDRYREVARDALAAFAGASDRMGPQLAGYGTAVSRLLGGPLAIRVGAPAGSDLHRAALRIADHEAIVVPGAACEGAVASVGERESDPASSPAELERAVGELFDADSP; encoded by the coding sequence ATGTCCGACAGCGAGGGGCCGATCGAGTGGCGATCGTGGGAGGAGGGGCTGGCAGAAGCCCGCAAACACGGGACGCCGGTGGTGTTGTTCCTCTCGGCGACGTGGTGCGAGGAGTGTCGGCGAATGGAGGAGACGACGCTCTCGACGCCCCAGATCCGGGCCAACCTCCGGGAGTTCGTCCCGATCAAGGTCGACGCCGATCGCCGGCCCCGGATCCGCGACCGGTACACCGTGGGCGGGTTCCCCTCGACCGTGTTTTGCACGCCCGAGGGCGAGGTCATCACGGGCACGACGGCGCTGGGTATCGAGGGACTGCGCAGTGTCCTCGAACGCGTCCGTGAGGTCTTCGAGGAGCGCGAACAGCCGGGTCGGATCCCGCGATCGCTCCGGGAGACGGAGGCGCCGGCCGGCGAGTTGGATTCGGGGATCGAGCGCCGGATGGCGGGGCAACTGGAAGCGAGTTTCGACGAGCAGTACGGCGGGTGGGGCGAGCCCCCCAAGTTCCCCCTGCCCCGAACGATCGAGTTCGCGCTCAAACGCGACCGCAATGGGGCCCGCCGGACCCTCGAAGCCGTCCGCACCCATTTGCACGACGATTACGAGGGAGGGTTCTTCAGATACGCCGCGAACCGCGATTGGAGCGACATCGCCCACGAGAAACTCGCCGACGGGAACGCGGCCCTGCTCAGGACCTACTCGAACGCCTATCTGGCGACCGGCGAGGAGGCCTACCGGGAAACCGCCGCCCGCACCGTCGAGTACCTGACGACGACCCTTTGGACCGGCGAGGCCGTCGCCGCGAGCCAGGCGCCCGGTCCCGACGACTCCTATGGCGCGCCCGAAGACCGGACCGACCCGCCGGTCGACGGGACGGTGTATGCCGGGACGAACGCGCTCGCGGTCGACGCGCTGCTGACCTACTACGCCTACACCGACGAGGGGGACGCGAGGCGCTTTGCCGAGCGAGCGCTCGCCCATCTCGACGGGCTGATCGACGGGGGAAGCGTGGCCCACCACGCGGGCGGCGAGCGGGACGTCCTGAGCGATCAGGCACGAACGCTCGGGGCGCTGACGACGGCACGGGAGGTCCTCGGGGACGAGGACGCACTCGCGAGCGCCCGGTCGGTCGCGGATCACACGATCGAAACGCTCCGGGCCGAGGACGGGCGATTCCGGGACGGCCCGAGCGAAGGGGCGGGCCTGCTTACCGACCCGCTGTACCCGCTCGATGCGACCGCCGAACTCGCAGACGGGCTGGTGGATCTGGCCGTCCTCACCGGCGAGGACCGCTACCGGGAGGTCGCCCGCGACGCGCTGGCGGCGTTCGCGGGAGCGAGCGACCGGATGGGACCCCAGCTCGCGGGCTACGGCACGGCCGTCTCGCGGCTCCTCGGGGGCCCGCTCGCGATCCGGGTCGGCGCGCCGGCCGGGTCGGATCTGCACCGCGCCGCGTTGCGGATCGCCGACCACGAGGCCATCGTCGTGCCCGGCGCGGCCTGCGAGGGGGCGGTCGCGAGCGTCGGCGAGCGCGAGAGCGACCCGGCGTCGAGCCCGGCGGAACTCGAACGGGCCGTCGGCGAGCTGTTCGACGCTGACTCGCCCTGA
- a CDS encoding FxsA family protein — protein sequence MWKRLLAVLLIVPLVDAVFLVVVADFLSWPVTVLLVVLTALLGTLFVRAEGRHTIRRFQRALSEGRAPTDELLDGGFLIAAGALLLTPGLVTDAIGFLFVLPPSRYALRGLLKRFVIRPYVEKKTDGFVSGNVYTYGFPNGEDESGDTVDIGSDSYDVHEGEGS from the coding sequence ATGTGGAAGCGCCTGCTGGCGGTGTTGCTGATCGTCCCCCTCGTCGACGCGGTCTTTCTGGTCGTCGTCGCCGACTTCCTGTCGTGGCCGGTGACGGTGTTGCTCGTCGTACTGACGGCGCTGTTGGGGACGCTGTTCGTCCGCGCCGAGGGGAGACACACGATCCGGCGCTTCCAGCGTGCGCTCTCGGAGGGACGTGCGCCGACCGACGAACTGCTCGACGGGGGCTTTCTGATCGCCGCGGGCGCGCTGTTGCTCACGCCCGGCCTCGTCACGGACGCCATCGGATTTCTGTTCGTCCTGCCGCCGAGTCGCTACGCGCTTCGGGGACTGCTCAAGCGGTTTGTGATCCGCCCCTACGTTGAGAAGAAAACGGACGGGTTCGTCAGCGGGAACGTCTACACCTACGGCTTTCCGAACGGTGAGGACGAATCGGGCGACACCGTCGACATCGGCTCGGACAGCTACGACGTCCACGAGGGCGAGGGATCGTAG
- a CDS encoding pyroglutamyl-peptidase I family protein — protein MTVLLTGYEPFAERETNPSERLATRLDGTRLGSHDVLGRVLPVEFDRVAAELETLIEGTNPDLVLSTGLAAGRSAISVERVAINVADAAGTPDNGGVSPHDERIDPRGPDARLASIPVVPCVQSLLEADIPARVSNTAGTHCCNYALYTARTATDAPAGFVHLPLTPGMAARDAGETATGAGSVPPSMDLETQRRALELLVKRCLRGTPAP, from the coding sequence ATGACCGTCCTGCTGACCGGCTACGAACCCTTCGCCGAGCGCGAGACCAACCCCAGCGAGCGGCTCGCGACCCGACTCGACGGGACGCGACTCGGGTCTCACGACGTGCTCGGGCGCGTTCTGCCCGTCGAGTTCGACCGGGTCGCGGCGGAACTCGAAACGCTGATCGAGGGGACGAATCCCGATCTGGTGCTCTCGACGGGGCTCGCCGCCGGTCGGAGTGCGATCAGCGTCGAGCGCGTCGCGATCAACGTCGCCGACGCCGCCGGAACGCCCGACAACGGCGGGGTGAGTCCCCACGACGAGCGCATCGACCCTCGCGGACCCGACGCCCGTCTGGCGTCGATCCCGGTCGTCCCCTGCGTCCAGAGCCTACTAGAGGCCGACATCCCCGCCCGCGTCTCGAACACGGCGGGCACGCACTGTTGTAACTACGCCCTCTACACCGCCCGGACGGCGACCGACGCCCCGGCGGGGTTCGTCCACCTACCGCTGACCCCTGGGATGGCGGCACGAGACGCGGGCGAAACGGCGACCGGCGCCGGATCGGTGCCCCCGAGCATGGACCTCGAAACTCAACGGCGGGCGCTCGAACTGCTCGTCAAGCGGTGTCTCCGCGGGACCCCCGCGCCCTGA
- a CDS encoding DUF1328 family protein: protein MVQLTTAVDALAPLQFSGDFLQYAIVFFVLAIIAAAVGARGVAGVSMEIARIFIIVFIILAIVSLLL, encoded by the coding sequence ATGGTTCAGCTCACCACCGCCGTGGATGCCCTCGCACCGCTGCAGTTCTCGGGTGACTTCCTCCAGTACGCGATCGTTTTCTTCGTGCTCGCGATCATCGCCGCCGCCGTCGGCGCGCGCGGCGTCGCGGGGGTTTCGATGGAGATCGCACGCATCTTCATTATCGTCTTCATCATCCTCGCGATCGTCTCGCTGTTGCTCTGA
- a CDS encoding creatininase family protein: MELAAQTWPELGSYFETESLALVPLGSTEQHGPHLPEGTDHIIAESLARAAADRTGYLCTPTVNVGVSPHHRQFHGTMWVDAPVFRDYVESLVSNLTYHGIDRVVFVNAHGGNITHLREVGRRLHDREEAYAIEWMWDESIPTLVSELFEQNGPHGGPKETAMIQHLAGELVREDRLEDAHEGGVVFPTDDSHRNGARTFYDCIDNSANGVFGDQTDATAEKGKRLFEAATEQLCELCEWLDEQPFEDLVAKPHV, translated from the coding sequence ATGGAACTCGCAGCCCAGACGTGGCCCGAACTCGGGAGCTACTTCGAGACCGAATCGCTCGCGCTCGTCCCCCTCGGCTCGACCGAACAGCACGGCCCTCACCTGCCCGAGGGGACCGACCACATCATCGCCGAATCCCTCGCCCGCGCCGCGGCCGACCGGACGGGCTATCTCTGTACGCCGACCGTGAACGTCGGCGTCAGTCCGCACCACCGCCAGTTCCACGGGACGATGTGGGTCGACGCGCCGGTCTTCCGGGATTACGTCGAGAGCCTCGTCTCGAACCTGACCTACCACGGCATCGACCGGGTGGTCTTCGTCAACGCCCACGGCGGGAACATCACCCACCTGCGGGAGGTCGGCCGCCGACTGCACGACCGCGAGGAGGCCTACGCTATCGAGTGGATGTGGGACGAAAGCATCCCCACGCTCGTCTCGGAACTCTTCGAGCAGAACGGTCCCCACGGCGGCCCCAAGGAGACGGCGATGATCCAGCACCTCGCGGGCGAACTCGTCCGAGAGGACCGTCTCGAGGACGCCCACGAGGGTGGCGTCGTCTTCCCGACCGACGACTCGCACCGAAACGGCGCGCGGACGTTCTACGACTGCATCGACAACTCCGCGAACGGCGTGTTCGGTGACCAGACGGATGCGACCGCAGAGAAGGGGAAACGCCTGTTCGAGGCCGCCACCGAACAGCTCTGTGAGCTCTGTGAGTGGCTCGACGAGCAGCCCTTCGAGGACCTCGTCGCGAAACCGCACGTCTGA